From the Gemmatimonadota bacterium genome, the window CTCCATGGTCGTCGAAAGGGACCTGGAGCAGGGACCCGGGATTTTTACGAAACTGGTGGACGACCCCGGCGACCTGATCAAGGTGGCGCTGGTGCCGGGTTCCTGAAGCGAGCCGCCTTGCGCCCTGCGACGGAGGAAGGGGCAACGTTCCGTGACCCCGCGGCCGGAATAAGGATCAGCGGTCCGGACCGTGCAGCCGCAGGGCATTTCTGAAGCGCTCCTGGGAGACCCAGCGCGTGTTGTATGCACTTCGGTACGCGCGAAGGCCGGTATCGTCCGGATAAAGGGATGCCGGACCGTAAGGGTAGCCGGCCATCCCGTGGAAGGGCAGCGGTTCGATCGTGGCGGCCGTCGCCGTGTTCAGATCGCCCTCCTTCAACCAGCCGTCGGTGTGCAGGATAAAGTCCCTCGTCCAGCCAGGCGGCGGTTCAGGCAGGTCGGCCGCATCGAAGGTCACCTTGATTTCCTCGCCCGAACTGTAGATGACATAACGGTTGTCGGATGCCCGTAGCAGGGGCGTCACGTCGCCGTACCGCGTCCGGTATCCCGCGAAGGGCAACCACTGGGGTTCGCCGCTCAGCACCTGGTAGTCCCGGATAAACGGGCCATATAGCGCGGTCCGGTACTCCCGCGAGTAGCCGCGGTAGTGCAGATCCGCGGTATCGGGCGACAGCCGGGTGATGCGGTTTTCGACCCGCTTGGGTTCGTCGACGGTGAAAAAGGCCTCGCTCCAGTACAACTCCAGGTTCGTGGTCAGCCTGACCCGGTAGTCTTCGGCGGGAAAACGGTCCGTCACATCGATGAAAACGGTCTTGTGTTCTCCCGATGGAAAGCCGGTGTACGGTATCACGGTCCTCCACTGCCCCTCACCGTCCGGCACTTCCAGGTACGGAGGGACCACGGCGGCGTCGCTGCGCTGAGACAGGGCCAGGTTGGAACTGGGCTCGATCGGCATGATCCAGCCGCACAGGTACAGGTGGATCCGGTCCGCACCTTTCAGGTCGCCAAGGTCCATCGTGATGGAATGCACTTCGGGAACGCCCTGGAAGTCGCCGAGTCGGTAGTCACCAACGTACAGGCTGTCCCGGGCGGCGAGGGCGGGCAGGATGTCGTTGCCGCGGTGGTCGCGGGCCGCTACGGGCAGGCGCGGGTCCGTCACCGTATGGATTTCGAGATCCGGGTAGGGCGGCGGGAGGTACTTCTCATCCACGAAGATATCCGTCTCCGCCGGGTGGTCGACGACCAGCAATTCCATTTTGTCCATGTACACGGCGTCCCACAGTTCCTCCACGACCCGGACCTCGAACTTCCCGTTTCGCATCCGCAACTGGTCGCCCCGGATTTTCACATAGTCGTTCGCGGCGTCCGGCCAGGCCGGCGCGCCGGTTTCCGTCAGGGCGCCGATGGCGCTCCGGGTCATCAGGTGGGTGACGAATACATACCGGTCGCCGTTCCAGGTGTACAGCGACGGGCACGATCCCTTGAGCCGCTGCGGTTCGACGACGAGCGTCCGGGATTCCGGATCGATCCGGTTCTGGGGGACGCCGTTGCTCCAGACGACCCGGATCACGTCGGCCGTATCCCGGCTACCGAGACCGACGTGGGTGACGGCCGCGTCGACCCGCAGAGACTGGTAATGCGACCCGGCGTTTACCTCTATGGTCGATCCTATGCCATAGAAATTGTTCTTCCCGCTTCCTTCCAGGGCCGCGGCGAGCTGTACCTTGAGCCAGCCGTTCGCGTTGCCGCCGTCGTTCCGCAGCACCAGGGGACGGCCATCGGAAAGCACTGCGAGATCCAAGTCGCCGTCGTCGTCCAGGTCGCCGACCTCCACGTCAGCGACGTTCCCGGGCAGACGGGGTAGCAGGTCGGCCCGTTCTTCAAATGCACCGTTGCCCAGGTTCCTGACCAGCCTGAGTCCCGACAGGTCCGGCACCGAAGCGCCGGCGAGCGCGAGATCGATGAATCCGTCATTGTCGAAATCGAAGGGCCGGACGACAACGACATCGAGGCCGTCACAGGCGTCGCCGAACGCCGGGGGCGTGTCCTCCCCGTCGAATCCGCGCCCGTTGTCGTTCCACAACAGCCGGCAGCCGTCGGCGGCAGTCCCCGCCATGAAGAGATCCAGTGCACCGTCGTTATTTAAATCGGCCGCGGCGACCGTCTTCGCGCCGCCCCACCGGATTCCGCGGAAACGTTCCGTCCAGTCCACCCACCTGCCCTGCCGCAGGTTCCGGTAGTACCGGTGCGCGCCGTCGTCGAACAACGCGATTACGTCCACGGCCCCGTCCATGTCGAAGTCGCCCCAGGCCAGCGACTGGCCGGACCGCAACCTGGAATCACCAGCAGAGGAAACACCATCAGCGTTCCGGCCGAGAGCGCCAGACGCCGATTCGAGGAAACCCGTGGCGGATGTAGCTTCTTCAAAAACCCCGTCCTCGGTGTGTCGATAGAACCGAAGTGAGCCCATATTGGATTCCAGGATATCCAGGTCCCCGTCGTGGTCGAAATCCGCCCGGGAGGCGGAGGTGAAGGACTCCGGATTCTCCCCGGGGTCCAGGGTCTGTGCCAGGCCGAATGTCCCATCCCCATCGTTGCGGTACAACTGGGGTGACGGTGTGCCGGCTACCAGCATGTCCATATCGCCGTCATTGTCGAAGTCTCCCGTGGCCAGTTGAAAAACCGCGTCTCCCTGTGCCGGTATCGATTCCTCCCGA encodes:
- a CDS encoding FG-GAP-like repeat-containing protein; protein product: MTAWITMAACLLAGCGESAPSREVWEEALSAKHTGLAYLYRNDLEGAAGSFESVARLVPREPLGHANRALALLKLRDYEQAAASVDRAVDLAPEDGEVLSIKSDIVAARGDREAALGLLAHAVGLNASDVVLRYKYLTELRRLRGPDLQEEDALEELQAMLEYEPENLAVLVELNATLVRLGRSQEASAGYRRMSGLLEPVPEDIQTWLDRTLDALDRGDGAEAESSAGILGNLLVVDPAYRASRDRLGDPSQQSPPLYDFRTAPPNLAVVAADSLVDIQFVDAGDVWIDSILPEEEQWTDLALADVDGDGRLDLALAGRQGLFVLRSPLDSRETVSSPWSGREESIPAQGDAVFQLATGDFDNDGDMDMLVAGTPSPQLYRNDGDGTFGLAQTLDPGENPESFTSASRADFDHDGDLDILESNMGSLRFYRHTEDGVFEEATSATGFLESASGALGRNADGVSSAGDSRLRSGQSLAWGDFDMDGAVDVIALFDDGAHRYYRNLRQGRWVDWTERFRGIRWGGAKTVAAADLNNDGALDLFMAGTAADGCRLLWNDNGRGFDGEDTPPAFGDACDGLDVVVVRPFDFDNDGFIDLALAGASVPDLSGLRLVRNLGNGAFEERADLLPRLPGNVADVEVGDLDDDGDLDLAVLSDGRPLVLRNDGGNANGWLKVQLAAALEGSGKNNFYGIGSTIEVNAGSHYQSLRVDAAVTHVGLGSRDTADVIRVVWSNGVPQNRIDPESRTLVVEPQRLKGSCPSLYTWNGDRYVFVTHLMTRSAIGALTETGAPAWPDAANDYVKIRGDQLRMRNGKFEVRVVEELWDAVYMDKMELLVVDHPAETDIFVDEKYLPPPYPDLEIHTVTDPRLPVAARDHRGNDILPALAARDSLYVGDYRLGDFQGVPEVHSITMDLGDLKGADRIHLYLCGWIMPIEPSSNLALSQRSDAAVVPPYLEVPDGEGQWRTVIPYTGFPSGEHKTVFIDVTDRFPAEDYRVRLTTNLELYWSEAFFTVDEPKRVENRITRLSPDTADLHYRGYSREYRTALYGPFIRDYQVLSGEPQWLPFAGYRTRYGDVTPLLRASDNRYVIYSSGEEIKVTFDAADLPEPPPGWTRDFILHTDGWLKEGDLNTATAATIEPLPFHGMAGYPYGPASLYPDDTGLRAYRSAYNTRWVSQERFRNALRLHGPDR